The following are from one region of the Jatrophihabitans telluris genome:
- a CDS encoding acyl carrier protein, producing the protein MASNEEILAGMAEILNEVADVAPEDVTVEKSFTDDLDVDSLSMVEVAMAAEEKFGVKIPDEELPKLKTVGDAVSYIQANPA; encoded by the coding sequence GTGGCATCAAACGAGGAGATCCTGGCCGGCATGGCCGAGATCCTGAACGAGGTGGCCGATGTGGCGCCCGAGGACGTGACGGTGGAGAAGTCGTTCACCGACGACCTGGACGTCGACTCGCTGTCCATGGTCGAGGTGGCCATGGCCGCCGAGGAGAAGTTCGGCGTCAAGATCCCCGACGAGGAACTGCCGAAGCTCAAGACCGTCGGCGACGCCGTGTCCTACATCCAGGCCAACCCGGCCTGA
- a CDS encoding DUF3145 family protein yields MAASTTGVVFIHACPSAIGPHVEWALAGVLGRPCKLEWTAQPAAPGQLRAEASWVGPVGMAARLAASLRAWPMLRFEVTENGTNSTDGERLAYVPGRGFHRSAVSANGDIVVSEERLRGLLARARSTEEYAHGLHELLGSSWDAELEAYRTAGDNSPVTLFHKVV; encoded by the coding sequence GTGGCTGCATCGACAACCGGTGTGGTGTTCATCCACGCCTGCCCGTCGGCCATCGGGCCCCACGTGGAGTGGGCGCTGGCCGGCGTACTAGGTCGTCCCTGCAAGCTTGAGTGGACCGCGCAACCCGCGGCGCCCGGACAGTTGCGCGCCGAAGCAAGCTGGGTAGGCCCGGTCGGCATGGCAGCGCGGCTGGCCGCGTCGCTGCGAGCATGGCCGATGCTCCGGTTCGAGGTCACGGAGAACGGCACCAACAGCACCGACGGGGAACGGCTGGCCTACGTCCCAGGGCGTGGTTTTCATCGCAGCGCAGTGTCAGCCAACGGCGACATCGTCGTGAGCGAGGAGAGGCTGCGCGGTTTGCTGGCGAGAGCTCGGTCCACGGAGGAGTACGCCCACGGCCTGCACGAGCTGCTCGGGTCGTCCTGGGACGCCGAACTCGAGGCCTACCGAACAGCCGGCGACAATTCCCCGGTCACTCTCTTCCACAAAGTCGTCTGA
- a CDS encoding biotin/lipoyl-containing protein → MTSPSKGIFTRVQGLDEGETVVGGGRIGTIRTDRDEIAVVAPASGVLVEWLKHDGDIVGAGLPVARLSTGTEG, encoded by the coding sequence GTGACAAGCCCGAGCAAGGGGATCTTCACTCGGGTGCAGGGACTGGACGAAGGTGAGACCGTGGTGGGTGGCGGCCGCATCGGCACCATCCGCACCGATCGGGACGAGATCGCTGTGGTCGCACCGGCCTCCGGCGTGCTCGTCGAGTGGCTCAAGCACGACGGGGACATCGTCGGCGCCGGCCTACCGGTGGCGCGTCTCTCGACCGGAACGGAGGGCTGA
- a CDS encoding beta-ketoacyl-[acyl-carrier-protein] synthase family protein has product MTENQTNTNDPVVVTGLGVTTPLGGDVATFWANLLAGKSGITALTEDWAEPLAVRIGGRMAVDPATVLPRVQARRMDRSEQAALVAAAQAWEDAGFKGTSEENDIDPSRVAVVIGTGIGGVTSLMEQHDIILAKGPSRVSPLMIPMNMPNGPAAYVGLAVGARAGVHTPVSACASGAEAVAYGLDLIQLGRADIVVVGGTEACIHPLTISGFAQMRAMSTRNDDPERASRPYDKNRDGFVLGEGAGVLVLERLSSAKSRGREPYAVLGGAAMTADSYDIVQPDPDGNGQARAARIAIERSGIAKSDIVHVNAHATSTPLGDMAEARWIAKLLGDQTIVSATKSMTGHLLGAAGAIESVATVLAVANDVIPPTINLDDPDDDLVIDVPREPRHTTVTAAINDSFGFGGHNASLVFHKL; this is encoded by the coding sequence ATGACCGAGAACCAGACGAACACCAACGACCCGGTGGTGGTGACGGGGCTCGGAGTGACCACTCCGCTCGGGGGCGACGTTGCGACTTTCTGGGCGAACCTGCTCGCCGGCAAGTCTGGAATCACCGCGCTGACCGAGGACTGGGCCGAGCCGCTCGCGGTCCGGATCGGCGGTCGTATGGCGGTCGACCCAGCGACCGTCCTTCCCCGGGTGCAGGCCCGCCGGATGGACCGCTCGGAACAGGCGGCCCTCGTCGCCGCCGCACAGGCCTGGGAGGATGCCGGTTTCAAGGGCACCTCTGAGGAGAACGACATCGATCCGTCCCGGGTGGCCGTCGTCATCGGCACCGGCATCGGTGGCGTGACCAGCCTGATGGAGCAGCACGACATCATTCTGGCCAAGGGACCGTCCCGGGTGTCTCCGCTGATGATCCCGATGAACATGCCCAACGGCCCCGCCGCGTACGTCGGTCTGGCCGTCGGCGCCCGCGCGGGTGTCCACACCCCGGTCAGCGCCTGCGCCTCCGGCGCCGAGGCGGTCGCCTACGGCCTGGACCTGATTCAGCTCGGGCGCGCCGACATCGTGGTGGTCGGCGGCACTGAGGCGTGTATCCACCCGCTGACCATTTCCGGCTTCGCCCAGATGCGCGCGATGTCCACCCGCAACGACGACCCGGAGCGGGCGTCGCGTCCCTATGACAAGAACCGCGACGGTTTCGTGCTCGGCGAGGGTGCCGGTGTTCTGGTCCTGGAGCGGCTGTCCTCGGCGAAATCCCGCGGCCGTGAGCCCTACGCGGTGCTCGGCGGCGCGGCGATGACCGCCGATTCCTACGACATCGTGCAGCCCGATCCCGACGGCAACGGCCAGGCCCGAGCGGCCCGGATCGCCATCGAGCGCTCGGGTATCGCGAAGTCAGACATCGTCCATGTGAACGCGCACGCGACGTCCACCCCGCTGGGTGACATGGCCGAGGCCAGGTGGATCGCGAAGTTGCTGGGCGATCAGACGATCGTTTCGGCCACGAAGTCGATGACCGGACACCTGCTCGGTGCAGCCGGGGCCATCGAGTCGGTGGCCACTGTCCTGGCGGTCGCCAACGACGTGATTCCCCCGACGATCAACCTCGACGATCCGGACGACGATCTGGTCATCGACGTGCCCCGCGAACCGCGGCACACGACCGTCACCGCCGCGATCAACGATTCCTTCGGTTTCGGAGGCCACAACGCCTCGCTGGTGTTCCACAAGCTCTGA
- the purU gene encoding formyltetrahydrofolate deformylase produces the protein MNHHVLTLACHDQVGIVHAVTGYLAAHDCNIVDSQQFGDPDAARFFMRVHFTSEYLDNTDLRIGFEATAHRFAMEWQIHDTAVKPRAMILVSKFGHCLNDLLYRGQIGALPAEICAIVSNHRDFESLANAYDVPFHYLPVSPETKAEQEKAILELVEAEHVDFVVLARYMQVLSDELCRALSGRVINIHHSFLPSFKGARPYLQAYDRGVKVIGATAHYVTADLDEGPIIEQEIARVDHSYSPARLAAVGRDVESLALSRAVHAHAEHRVLLNGSKTVVFR, from the coding sequence GTGAACCACCACGTTCTGACCTTGGCCTGTCACGACCAGGTCGGCATCGTCCACGCCGTGACCGGCTACCTCGCGGCGCACGATTGCAACATCGTCGACTCCCAGCAGTTCGGGGACCCGGACGCCGCGCGGTTCTTCATGCGAGTTCACTTCACCTCGGAATACCTCGACAACACCGATCTGCGGATCGGGTTCGAGGCCACGGCCCATCGGTTCGCGATGGAGTGGCAGATTCACGACACCGCCGTCAAGCCCCGGGCCATGATCCTCGTGTCGAAGTTCGGGCACTGTCTCAACGATCTGCTCTACCGCGGACAGATCGGAGCGCTACCCGCCGAGATCTGCGCGATCGTGTCGAACCATCGCGACTTCGAGTCACTGGCCAATGCCTACGACGTGCCCTTCCACTACCTGCCGGTGAGTCCGGAGACCAAGGCTGAACAGGAGAAAGCGATCCTCGAGCTCGTCGAGGCCGAGCACGTCGACTTCGTGGTGCTGGCGCGGTACATGCAGGTGTTGTCGGACGAGCTCTGCCGGGCCCTGAGCGGGCGGGTGATCAACATTCACCACTCGTTCCTGCCGAGTTTCAAAGGCGCCCGCCCTTACCTGCAAGCCTATGACCGCGGCGTGAAGGTCATCGGCGCCACCGCCCATTACGTCACCGCCGATCTGGACGAGGGTCCGATCATCGAGCAGGAGATCGCCCGGGTCGACCACTCCTACTCCCCCGCCCGACTTGCCGCGGTCGGCCGGGACGTCGAGTCGCTGGCGCTGTCCCGCGCCGTGCACGCTCACGCCGAACACCGGGTCCTGCTCAACGGCAGCAAGACGGTCGTCTTCCGGTGA
- a CDS encoding beta-ketoacyl-ACP synthase III — protein sequence MPITTPAGPAGARIVSLGHYQPDYVVTNHDLIARGVETDDEWIKSRVGIAERRFAQHESLLDMAEAASSKAIANSGIPASDIDLVILATCTQLFAVPNGSAELAHRLGITSPGAYDLNAACAGFAYAVAAASSAIMTGQARNVLVVGAEKLSDWLDFTDRTTCIIFADGAGAAVITASDEIGIGPVVWGSDGANATAISTRPETHALIQDGQTVYRWATSTVGGVALEACERAGVRPDELAAFVPHQANLRIIDMVAKKLGATNAAIARDIVTSGNTSSASIPIAWSKMLERGEIPSGRPVLIVGFGAGLTYAGQVVLSP from the coding sequence ATGCCCATCACCACTCCTGCTGGACCCGCCGGTGCGCGCATCGTGTCCCTGGGCCATTACCAACCGGACTACGTGGTCACCAATCACGACCTCATCGCCCGCGGTGTGGAAACCGACGACGAGTGGATCAAGTCACGCGTCGGGATCGCCGAGCGTCGCTTCGCCCAGCACGAAAGCCTGCTCGACATGGCCGAGGCCGCCTCGAGCAAGGCGATCGCCAACTCCGGAATCCCCGCCAGCGACATCGACCTGGTCATCCTGGCCACCTGCACCCAGCTGTTCGCGGTACCCAACGGCTCGGCCGAGCTGGCCCATCGTCTTGGCATCACCTCGCCGGGGGCCTACGACCTGAACGCGGCCTGCGCCGGTTTCGCCTACGCCGTGGCGGCCGCCAGCAGCGCGATCATGACGGGCCAGGCCCGCAACGTCCTCGTCGTCGGTGCGGAGAAACTGTCGGACTGGCTGGACTTCACCGACCGCACGACCTGCATCATCTTCGCCGACGGCGCCGGTGCCGCCGTGATCACCGCCAGCGACGAGATCGGCATCGGCCCGGTGGTGTGGGGCTCGGACGGTGCCAACGCCACCGCCATCTCGACCCGTCCCGAAACGCATGCGCTCATCCAGGACGGCCAGACGGTCTACCGGTGGGCTACGTCCACCGTCGGCGGGGTCGCCTTGGAGGCCTGCGAACGCGCCGGGGTCAGGCCGGACGAGCTGGCCGCCTTCGTGCCGCATCAAGCCAATCTGCGGATCATCGACATGGTGGCCAAGAAGCTCGGCGCCACCAACGCCGCCATCGCCCGGGACATCGTCACCTCCGGCAACACGTCCTCGGCCTCGATCCCGATCGCCTGGTCGAAGATGCTGGAACGCGGCGAGATCCCGTCCGGCCGCCCTGTTCTCATCGTCGGGTTCGGGGCCGGGCTCACCTACGCCGGGCAGGTCGTGCTCTCGCCCTGA
- a CDS encoding DUF5302 domain-containing protein produces the protein MAKDEKTADAADVTDTDSGTSEAGTDPKAAFREALARKQQQHADGVGSTGPASSKIHEAHGPVGAKRQFRRKSGG, from the coding sequence ATGGCCAAGGACGAGAAGACAGCGGATGCAGCCGACGTGACCGACACCGACTCCGGTACGTCCGAGGCGGGAACGGACCCGAAGGCGGCGTTCCGCGAGGCGCTGGCCCGTAAGCAACAGCAGCATGCCGACGGCGTCGGATCGACCGGGCCCGCCTCGTCGAAGATTCACGAGGCGCACGGACCCGTGGGAGCCAAGCGCCAGTTCCGGCGCAAGAGCGGCGGCTGA